From a region of the Pukyongiella litopenaei genome:
- a CDS encoding virulence factor — protein sequence MPEVTIVYWRDIPAQVIVGKGRRGAKRQLAERFEQAIDRAAMKVNARDTDAYLAEWRKAPAYTVEGDADAVADAEAARLETEYDRDRIKALIDNDGWA from the coding sequence ATGCCGGAGGTCACAATCGTCTATTGGCGGGACATCCCGGCCCAGGTCATCGTCGGCAAGGGTCGGCGCGGCGCCAAGCGGCAGCTGGCCGAACGGTTCGAACAGGCGATCGACCGGGCGGCGATGAAGGTGAACGCGCGCGACACCGATGCCTATCTCGCAGAGTGGCGCAAGGCGCCGGCCTACACGGTCGAGGGCGATGCGGACGCGGTCGCGGATGCGGAAGCGGCGCGACTGGAGACCGAATATGACCGGGACCGGATCAAGGCGCTGATCGACAACGACGGATGGGCATGA
- a CDS encoding methyltetrahydrofolate cobalamin methyltransferase, giving the protein MTRTIVESKTSTAVIGFDEPFCVIGERINPTGRKKLAAELEAGDFSTVETDALAQVAAGANVLDVNAGVVYNSNPDPNQTEPPLMRKMIELVQGLVDVPLCIDSSVPGALEAGLEVAEGRPLLNSVTGEEERLEIVLPLVKKYNVPVVAISNDDTGISEDPDVRFAVARKIVERAADFGIPAHDIVVDPLVMPIGAMATAGQQVFALVRRLRDELGVNTTCGASNISFGLPNRHGINNAFLPMAMGAGMTSAIMNPVALPVTRTKIAEKKAEIAAAGVVIPDDMDDDTFVALFGMGSTKARAGTEMEAIRAANFLTNNDPHGSEWIRFNKAPAKPGEEGRGRGGRAGGRRRRA; this is encoded by the coding sequence ATGACCCGCACTATCGTCGAGAGCAAGACCAGCACCGCAGTCATCGGATTTGACGAGCCGTTCTGCGTCATCGGGGAACGGATCAATCCCACCGGGCGCAAGAAACTGGCGGCGGAACTGGAAGCGGGCGATTTCTCGACCGTCGAGACGGACGCGCTGGCGCAGGTCGCCGCCGGGGCCAATGTGCTCGATGTGAATGCGGGCGTGGTCTATAACTCCAACCCCGATCCCAACCAGACCGAGCCGCCGCTGATGCGCAAGATGATCGAGCTGGTGCAGGGGCTGGTGGATGTCCCGCTCTGTATCGACAGTTCCGTGCCCGGTGCGCTCGAGGCGGGGCTCGAGGTGGCCGAGGGACGGCCGCTCCTGAATTCGGTCACCGGCGAGGAGGAGCGGCTGGAGATCGTGCTGCCGCTGGTCAAGAAATACAACGTGCCGGTGGTGGCGATCAGCAACGACGACACCGGGATCTCCGAGGACCCGGATGTACGGTTCGCGGTGGCCAGGAAGATCGTCGAGCGCGCCGCCGATTTCGGCATTCCCGCCCATGACATCGTGGTGGACCCGCTGGTGATGCCGATCGGCGCGATGGCGACGGCCGGTCAGCAGGTGTTCGCCCTGGTGCGGCGCCTGCGCGATGAACTGGGCGTGAACACGACCTGCGGTGCATCGAACATCTCGTTCGGCCTGCCCAACCGGCACGGCATCAACAATGCCTTTCTGCCGATGGCCATGGGCGCGGGCATGACCAGCGCGATCATGAACCCGGTGGCGTTGCCCGTGACACGGACGAAGATTGCCGAAAAGAAGGCCGAGATCGCCGCCGCCGGCGTGGTGATCCCCGATGACATGGATGACGACACCTTTGTCGCGCTGTTCGGCATGGGCTCGACCAAGGCGCGGGCGGGCACGGAAATGGAGGCGATCCGCGCCGCCAATTTCCTGACCAACAACGACCCGCATGGCAGTGAGTGGATCAGGTTCAACAAGGCGCCTGCAAAGCCCGGCGAAGAAGGCCGGGGCAGGGGCGGCCGCGCCGGTGGCCGCCGCCGCCGGGCGTAG
- a CDS encoding 5,10-methylenetetrahydrofolate reductase, giving the protein MALLNFRKRDAAGAEPGAGAINPQVSAFLRNYSIEVMPRTADKVEDFRALLPEGTRVYIAHIEGTPIDDMVRTARRLAGDGFSVMPHFPARIIRDRATLADWIARYQGEAGVDQALLLAGGVADPAGAFDSSMQLLETGLFDKAGFKRLHVAGHPEGNRDIDPDGGMKNVEQALRWKQDFSDRTDAQMAIATQFAFDARPIIAWADGLRDAGITLPIHIGIAGPAKLQTLIRFAIACGVGPSLRVLQKRAMDVTKLLLPYEPTEVITELAAHKAAHPDFNIEQVHFFPLGGIKTNAGWAIANGGDSARPANETGAHAS; this is encoded by the coding sequence ATGGCATTGTTGAACTTCAGGAAACGCGATGCCGCCGGGGCGGAACCCGGCGCGGGCGCGATCAACCCGCAGGTTTCGGCATTCCTGCGCAACTATTCGATCGAGGTGATGCCGCGCACCGCCGACAAGGTCGAGGATTTCCGGGCTCTGCTGCCCGAGGGCACGCGGGTCTACATCGCCCATATCGAGGGCACGCCGATTGACGACATGGTGCGCACCGCGCGGCGGCTGGCGGGCGACGGGTTCAGCGTGATGCCGCATTTTCCGGCCCGGATCATCCGCGACCGGGCAACGTTGGCCGACTGGATCGCGCGCTACCAGGGCGAGGCGGGCGTCGACCAGGCGCTGTTGCTGGCGGGCGGCGTCGCCGATCCGGCAGGCGCGTTCGACAGTTCGATGCAGCTGCTGGAAACCGGGCTGTTCGACAAGGCCGGATTCAAGCGGCTGCATGTGGCCGGGCACCCCGAGGGCAATCGCGATATCGACCCGGATGGCGGCATGAAGAACGTCGAACAAGCGCTTCGCTGGAAACAGGATTTTTCGGACCGCACCGATGCGCAAATGGCGATTGCGACGCAGTTCGCCTTTGACGCCCGGCCGATCATTGCCTGGGCTGACGGCCTGCGCGACGCCGGTATCACGCTGCCGATCCATATCGGTATCGCGGGGCCGGCAAAGCTGCAGACGCTGATCCGGTTCGCCATTGCCTGCGGGGTCGGCCCGTCGCTCAGGGTGCTGCAGAAACGCGCGATGGACGTGACCAAGCTGCTGTTGCCCTACGAGCCGACCGAGGTGATCACCGAACTGGCCGCGCACAAGGCCGCCCATCCCGATTTCAACATCGAGCAGGTGCATTTCTTCCCGCTTGGTGGCATCAAGACCAATGCTGGCTGGGCCATCGCCAATGGTGGCGATTCGGCCCGTCCGGCAAACGAAACCGGCGCGCACGCGTCCTGA
- a CDS encoding DMT family transporter produces the protein MTGQPPVQMMRAAVWMIGAIASFSTMAVAGREVSATLDTFEIMVYRSLVGVAVVVAVITFAGRWPRVSRQRLGVHLLRNLAHFTGQNLWFFAVTAIPLAQVFALEFTSPLWVIMLSPLLLGERLTGIRATAALLGFAGILIVARPSPETVSLGVVTAASSAIFFALTTIFTKRLTRHEDIASILFWLTTMQLVMGLVTAGMDGDIAAPDRQTAPWLVLIGLAGLVAHFCVTKALSLAPATVVVPFDFARLPTIAIVGMVLYGESLDLWVLLGAAVIFVANYLNILGETRRFGARAGVRPGGPA, from the coding sequence ATGACCGGGCAGCCACCGGTGCAGATGATGCGTGCGGCGGTCTGGATGATCGGCGCGATCGCGTCCTTCTCGACCATGGCGGTCGCGGGCCGCGAGGTCAGCGCGACGCTGGATACGTTCGAGATCATGGTCTATCGCAGCCTGGTCGGGGTCGCCGTGGTGGTCGCGGTGATTACCTTCGCCGGGCGCTGGCCGCGGGTATCGCGGCAACGTCTGGGCGTTCACCTGCTCCGCAACCTGGCCCATTTCACAGGGCAGAACCTCTGGTTCTTCGCGGTCACGGCGATCCCGCTCGCACAGGTATTCGCGCTCGAATTCACGTCCCCTCTCTGGGTGATCATGCTGTCTCCGCTGCTGCTGGGTGAACGGCTGACCGGGATCCGGGCAACCGCCGCCCTGCTGGGTTTTGCCGGCATCCTGATTGTGGCCCGGCCGAGCCCCGAAACCGTCAGTCTCGGGGTCGTCACCGCGGCCTCATCCGCGATCTTCTTTGCGCTGACCACCATCTTCACCAAGCGGTTGACACGGCACGAGGATATCGCCTCGATCCTGTTCTGGCTGACGACGATGCAGCTGGTCATGGGGCTGGTCACGGCCGGCATGGACGGCGACATCGCCGCACCGGACAGGCAGACCGCCCCGTGGCTGGTGCTGATCGGGCTGGCGGGGCTGGTCGCGCATTTCTGCGTGACCAAGGCGCTGTCGCTGGCGCCCGCGACCGTGGTGGTGCCGTTCGATTTCGCCCGCCTGCCGACCATCGCCATCGTCGGCATGGTGCTATACGGCGAATCGCTCGACCTCTGGGTGCTGCTGGGCGCCGCCGTGATCTTTGTCGCCAACTACCTGAACATCCTCGGGGAAACGCGCCGGTTCGGCGCCCGCGCCGGTGTCCGGCCCGGCGGCCCGGCCTGA
- a CDS encoding DMT family transporter: MPTHYLYLIAAIVAETIGTTALQASAQFTRLWPSVLVVIAYALSFYLLSQTLRIMPVGIVYAIWSGLGIVLIAAIGLLVFGQRLDWPAILGMCLIVGGILVIHLFSKTASH, encoded by the coding sequence ATGCCGACCCATTACCTGTATCTGATTGCCGCCATCGTTGCCGAAACCATCGGCACCACCGCGCTGCAGGCAAGCGCGCAATTCACGCGGCTGTGGCCGTCGGTGCTGGTGGTGATCGCCTACGCGCTGTCCTTCTACCTTCTCAGCCAGACGCTGCGCATAATGCCCGTGGGCATCGTCTATGCGATCTGGTCCGGCCTGGGCATCGTGCTGATTGCCGCGATCGGGCTGCTGGTTTTTGGACAACGGCTCGACTGGCCCGCCATTCTGGGCATGTGCCTGATTGTCGGCGGCATCCTGGTGATCCACCTTTTCTCAAAGACCGCCAGCCACTGA
- a CDS encoding DMT family transporter — protein MRKQKSLSSRAWGELVLLALIWGGSFLSIRIALNEVPVITSVLHRTAWAALALWIVVLAMRLPLPRSPRLWGGFLVMGLLNNIIPFSLMAWGQLHIETGLTSILNATTAIFGVIVAAMVFDDERLTARKAIGVALGLAGVVTVIGWQALTSFDLRSVAQLAVLGGAISYAFASSFARARLGGLAPQVAAAGMLTASTLLLLPAALLLDGPVTFTLAPVTWGAIAYYALIATAGAYLLYFRVLAMAGSGNLMLVTLLIPPVAITLGAWVLDEALPARAWTGFLVLALGLLILQGLPRRRRIDPKRASD, from the coding sequence ATGAGAAAACAGAAATCCCTTTCCTCGCGCGCCTGGGGCGAACTGGTGCTGCTGGCCCTGATCTGGGGCGGATCATTCCTGTCGATCCGGATCGCGCTGAACGAAGTGCCGGTGATAACATCGGTCCTGCATCGCACGGCATGGGCGGCTTTGGCGCTGTGGATCGTGGTACTAGCGATGCGTCTGCCGCTGCCCCGGTCGCCACGCCTCTGGGGCGGTTTCCTGGTGATGGGTCTACTCAACAACATCATCCCGTTCTCGCTGATGGCATGGGGACAGTTGCATATCGAAACCGGCCTGACCTCGATCCTCAACGCGACGACGGCCATCTTCGGCGTGATCGTGGCGGCGATGGTCTTTGACGACGAACGGCTGACCGCGCGCAAGGCGATCGGCGTGGCGCTGGGTTTAGCCGGCGTGGTCACGGTGATCGGCTGGCAGGCGCTCACGTCGTTCGACCTGCGCTCGGTCGCCCAGTTGGCCGTGCTCGGCGGGGCGATCAGCTATGCCTTTGCCAGTTCGTTCGCCCGCGCCCGGCTCGGCGGGCTTGCGCCGCAGGTCGCAGCGGCCGGGATGCTGACCGCCTCGACGCTGCTGCTGCTGCCCGCCGCGCTGCTGCTGGACGGGCCGGTCACGTTCACGCTCGCCCCGGTCACATGGGGGGCCATCGCCTATTACGCGCTGATTGCCACCGCGGGGGCCTACCTGCTCTATTTCCGGGTGCTTGCCATGGCCGGATCGGGAAACCTCATGCTGGTCACCCTGCTGATCCCGCCGGTGGCGATCACGCTCGGCGCCTGGGTTCTGGACGAAGCCCTGCCCGCCCGCGCCTGGACCGGCTTTCTGGTTCTCGCGCTCGGCCTGCTGATCCTTCAGGGGCTGCCGCGCCGCAGACGGATTGACCCCAAACGCGCCTCTGACTAG
- a CDS encoding glycosyltransferase family A protein, producing MTTDLTCIITGHREGDICVPSLRSFWATIDRARAAGLTVQPLLCLDRPDEHTRDLFEAHRKDAAAVAIHDFADQGQVRNAAIARATGAFTAFLDADDLWSSDWLVEAVEFLAPGPDNRVAHPEFNYFFERQASIFRHVDQETPEFIPDLLRIGNYWDALCVCPTWIHRDFPFRHRDIVGGWAFEDWQWNCDTVAAGIVHKVVPDTVLFKRRRQASQTVKASANRSMIRATPLNRYDHPFYGD from the coding sequence ATGACAACTGATCTGACCTGTATCATCACCGGCCACCGCGAGGGCGATATCTGCGTTCCGTCGCTCAGATCCTTCTGGGCCACGATAGACCGCGCCCGGGCTGCCGGGCTGACCGTGCAGCCGCTGCTCTGTCTCGACCGCCCCGATGAACACACGCGCGATCTGTTCGAGGCGCACCGCAAGGACGCGGCTGCCGTCGCGATCCATGATTTCGCCGATCAGGGGCAGGTGCGCAACGCGGCCATCGCGCGGGCCACGGGGGCCTTCACGGCTTTTCTCGATGCCGACGACCTGTGGAGCAGCGACTGGCTGGTGGAGGCCGTCGAGTTCCTGGCACCGGGACCGGACAACCGCGTGGCCCATCCCGAGTTCAACTATTTCTTTGAACGCCAGGCCTCGATTTTCCGGCATGTGGATCAGGAAACGCCCGAGTTCATTCCAGACCTGTTGCGGATCGGGAATTACTGGGATGCGCTCTGCGTCTGCCCGACATGGATCCATCGCGATTTTCCGTTTAGGCACCGTGATATCGTCGGCGGCTGGGCGTTCGAGGACTGGCAGTGGAATTGCGACACCGTGGCCGCCGGCATCGTGCACAAGGTGGTGCCGGACACGGTCCTGTTCAAACGCCGCCGGCAGGCATCGCAGACGGTGAAGGCATCGGCCAACCGGTCGATGATCCGCGCCACGCCGCTGAACCGCTACGACCACCCGTTCTACGGCGACTGA
- a CDS encoding putative quinol monooxygenase — translation MVALSGMMTCAPHEVAAVLQALPRHLRLSRAEAGCLAFEVTQSPHDPCRFLVSERFTDRAAFEAHQQRTRNSAWWRVTGHMARDFRVSDA, via the coding sequence ATGGTGGCATTGTCCGGCATGATGACATGCGCCCCGCACGAGGTCGCAGCCGTTCTGCAGGCCCTGCCCCGGCATCTGCGCCTGAGCCGCGCCGAGGCCGGGTGCCTCGCCTTCGAAGTCACTCAATCACCGCATGACCCGTGCCGGTTCTTGGTGTCGGAACGGTTCACCGACCGCGCCGCCTTCGAGGCGCACCAGCAGCGCACACGCAACAGCGCATGGTGGCGGGTGACCGGCCACATGGCGCGCGATTTCCGGGTGAGCGACGCATGA
- a CDS encoding Ppx/GppA phosphatase family protein: MAPKRPKGAGAFPKAVESPAPEPPDPAELYAALDLGTNSCRMLIAQPKGSGFHVVDSFSKSVQLGSGLERTGRLSRASMGRTVQALRICQQKLKRNKVQRMRLVATEACRRARNGNDLIRQIRRETGLTMEIIQPEEEARLAVVSCAPLVSTRTDQLLVVDIGGGSTELVWIDLSSVPYRDRPRAIMRLHAGFHAPDSPFPAAKVVDWISVPLGVATLRDQFSDVEDDAARFALMSWFFEENLSEFAPYKDEQARKGFQIVGTSGTVTTVAASHLGLRRYDRTKVDGLRMTSDQIDAVIRGYLRLGPTGRRRDPRIGEDRHALIMSGSAILQALLRLWPTDRLSVADRGLREGLLYAQMSADGVLEDGPF, from the coding sequence ATGGCGCCCAAGCGTCCCAAAGGTGCGGGCGCGTTCCCGAAAGCGGTCGAAAGCCCCGCGCCAGAACCGCCCGATCCGGCCGAGCTCTATGCCGCGCTGGATCTGGGCACCAACAGTTGCCGGATGCTGATTGCCCAACCCAAGGGCAGCGGCTTTCACGTCGTGGACAGCTTCTCGAAATCGGTGCAGCTCGGCTCGGGGCTGGAACGGACCGGACGACTGTCGCGCGCCTCGATGGGGCGCACGGTCCAGGCGCTGAGGATCTGCCAGCAGAAACTCAAGCGCAACAAGGTGCAGCGGATGCGGCTGGTGGCAACCGAAGCCTGCCGGCGGGCGCGGAACGGGAACGACCTGATCCGGCAGATCCGCCGTGAAACCGGCCTGACGATGGAGATCATCCAGCCCGAGGAAGAGGCCCGGCTGGCGGTGGTGTCCTGCGCCCCGCTCGTCTCCACCCGCACCGACCAGTTGCTGGTGGTCGATATCGGCGGCGGGTCGACCGAACTGGTCTGGATCGACCTGTCGTCGGTACCGTATCGCGACCGCCCGCGCGCGATCATGCGCCTGCATGCCGGGTTTCACGCCCCCGACAGCCCGTTTCCGGCGGCCAAGGTGGTGGACTGGATCAGCGTCCCGCTCGGGGTGGCGACGCTGCGCGACCAGTTCAGCGATGTCGAGGACGACGCGGCCCGGTTCGCCCTGATGAGCTGGTTCTTCGAAGAGAACCTGTCCGAATTTGCACCCTACAAGGACGAACAGGCGCGCAAGGGGTTCCAGATCGTGGGCACGTCCGGCACGGTGACGACCGTGGCGGCCAGCCATCTGGGGCTGCGCCGCTACGACCGGACCAAGGTGGACGGGCTGCGCATGACATCGGACCAGATCGACGCGGTCATCCGGGGCTATCTCCGCCTTGGTCCGACCGGCAGGCGGCGCGATCCGCGCATCGGCGAGGACCGGCACGCCCTGATCATGTCCGGGTCGGCCATTCTGCAGGCGCTGTTGCGACTCTGGCCCACGGACCGGCTGTCGGTTGCCGACCGCGGATTGCGCGAGGGCCTGCTCTATGCGCAGATGAGCGCCGACGGCGTGCTCGAGGACGGCCCGTTCTGA
- a CDS encoding DUF2793 domain-containing protein, translating into MSDTSPVHGLPYIRPAQAQKHVTHNEALDILDAAVQLTVETRTKSSPPSSVRAGARYIVAGGGSGDWAGKGGRIAVWSGSAWRFVTPQRGWVAHLLDEGGFVRFDDPGWFGISVPVNAEILQNISGIGINTESDAVNRVSVASDATLLSHDGNDHRVKINKAGAGDTASLLFQSGWAGHAEIGLNGDTDFTLRVSSDGASFADAMRVGAADGVVGFPNGLHLGAQKLEHYEQGVWTPRLTFSGDDSGISYSNQEGVYVRVGAMVMLQCSIDLVSRGSATGAAMIEDLPFEPSPLYYPGQVLFIRGGANLNAPTCRTFSGPVIRLLNSSDSGTTNLTHDNITDSAKIRVTLMHLA; encoded by the coding sequence ATGTCGGACACCTCGCCCGTTCACGGACTTCCCTACATTCGGCCCGCGCAGGCCCAGAAGCATGTCACCCATAACGAGGCGCTGGACATCCTCGATGCCGCGGTCCAGCTGACCGTGGAAACCCGCACGAAATCGTCGCCGCCGTCATCCGTGCGCGCCGGCGCGCGCTATATCGTTGCCGGCGGGGGCAGCGGCGATTGGGCCGGCAAGGGCGGCAGGATCGCGGTCTGGAGCGGCAGCGCCTGGCGTTTCGTGACCCCCCAGCGGGGATGGGTCGCCCATCTGCTGGACGAGGGCGGGTTCGTGCGCTTCGACGATCCCGGCTGGTTCGGGATCTCGGTTCCGGTCAATGCCGAGATCCTGCAGAATATCAGCGGTATCGGCATCAATACCGAAAGCGACGCGGTAAACCGGGTGTCGGTTGCGTCCGACGCGACGCTGCTGAGCCATGATGGCAATGACCATCGGGTAAAGATCAACAAGGCCGGGGCGGGCGATACCGCCAGTCTGCTGTTCCAGTCCGGCTGGGCCGGTCACGCAGAGATCGGGCTGAACGGGGATACCGACTTTACCCTGCGCGTCAGCTCCGATGGCGCCAGTTTTGCGGATGCGATGCGCGTGGGCGCCGCCGACGGGGTCGTCGGGTTCCCCAACGGGCTGCATCTGGGCGCGCAGAAGCTGGAGCATTATGAACAGGGTGTCTGGACACCGCGCCTGACCTTTTCCGGTGACGATAGCGGCATCAGCTACTCCAATCAGGAAGGCGTCTATGTGCGCGTGGGCGCCATGGTGATGCTGCAATGTTCGATCGATCTGGTCAGCCGTGGCTCTGCCACCGGGGCGGCCATGATCGAGGATCTGCCGTTTGAGCCCTCGCCGCTCTACTATCCCGGCCAGGTGCTGTTCATCAGGGGCGGCGCGAACCTGAACGCCCCGACCTGCAGAACCTTCAGCGGGCCGGTGATCCGGTTGCTGAATTCGAGTGACAGCGGCACAACCAACCTGACCCATGACAATATCACCGACAGCGCAAAGATCAGGGTGACGCTGATGCACCTGGCCTGA
- a CDS encoding ATPase → MLYSSAQNWRDAPRKRVLFFGMSGLGKTHLSQMLRAAGGWFHYSIDYRIGTRYMGEYIADNAKAEAMKVPFLRELLLSDSIYIGSNLSFENLTPVSAYLGKPGNPSLGGLPMTEYRRRQEQFRMAEVHALLDTEYFIDRADRLYGYPHFICDTGGSICEWVDPENPDDPVLRDLAGNTLMIWIRGDEAHSAELVRRFDKAPKPMSYQSEFLERVWSEYLSENNILETDVDPDGFIRWTYARALAHRQPRYEAMARNWGVTVTADEVSGVRDAGDFEDLIAGAIDARIRA, encoded by the coding sequence GTGCTCTATTCTTCCGCGCAGAACTGGCGCGATGCGCCGCGCAAACGCGTGCTGTTCTTTGGCATGTCGGGTCTGGGCAAGACCCACCTGTCGCAGATGCTGCGCGCCGCGGGTGGCTGGTTCCATTACTCCATCGATTACCGCATCGGCACGCGCTACATGGGCGAGTACATCGCCGACAACGCCAAGGCCGAGGCGATGAAGGTGCCGTTCCTGCGTGAATTGCTGCTGTCGGATTCGATCTATATCGGGTCCAACCTGAGCTTTGAGAACCTGACCCCGGTTTCGGCCTATCTCGGCAAGCCCGGCAATCCGTCGCTGGGCGGGCTGCCGATGACCGAATATCGCCGCCGCCAGGAACAGTTCCGCATGGCCGAGGTGCATGCCCTGCTGGATACCGAATATTTCATCGACCGGGCCGACCGGCTTTATGGCTATCCGCATTTCATCTGCGACACCGGGGGGTCGATCTGCGAATGGGTCGATCCCGAGAACCCCGACGATCCGGTGCTCAGGGATCTGGCCGGCAACACGCTGATGATCTGGATCCGCGGCGACGAGGCCCATTCGGCCGAACTGGTCAGACGGTTCGACAAGGCGCCCAAACCGATGTCCTACCAGTCCGAGTTCCTCGAACGGGTCTGGAGCGAATACCTGTCCGAAAACAACATTCTGGAGACGGATGTTGACCCGGACGGCTTCATCCGCTGGACCTATGCCCGCGCGCTGGCCCATCGTCAGCCGCGCTATGAGGCGATGGCACGCAACTGGGGGGTCACGGTGACGGCGGATGAGGTGTCCGGGGTCCGGGACGCGGGTGATTTCGAGGACCTGATCGCCGGTGCCATCGACGCACGCATCAGGGCCTGA
- a CDS encoding NADP-dependent isocitrate dehydrogenase encodes MTKIKVENPVVELDGDEMTRIIWDFIKKKLILPYLDIDLLYYDLGIEERDRTEDRITVEAAEKIREIGVGVKCATITPDEARVEEFGLKQMWRSPNGTIRNILGGVVFRAPIICRNVPRLVPGWTRPIVIGRHAFGDQYKATDLKFPGPGKLSMKFVGTDGEVIEREVFDAPSAGVFMSMYNLDQSILDFARASFNYGLNLGWPVYLSTKNTILKQYDGRFLELFQKVYEEEFEDRFKEKEIWYEHRLIDDMVACAMKWNGGFVWACKNYDGDVQSDTVAQGFGSLGLMTSQLMTPDGKIVEAEAAHGTVTRHYRQHQKGEATSTNSIASIYAWTGGLKHRAKLDDNAALTQFAETLEKVIVDTVESGFMTKDLALLVGPDQHWLTTEGFLEKIDENLNRALAG; translated from the coding sequence ATGACCAAGATCAAGGTTGAAAATCCCGTCGTCGAGCTCGACGGGGACGAGATGACCCGCATCATCTGGGATTTCATCAAGAAAAAGCTGATCCTGCCCTATCTGGACATCGACCTGCTCTACTATGATCTGGGCATCGAGGAACGCGACCGCACCGAAGACAGGATCACCGTCGAAGCCGCTGAGAAGATCAGGGAAATCGGCGTCGGCGTGAAATGCGCGACGATCACCCCCGACGAGGCCCGCGTCGAGGAATTCGGCCTGAAACAGATGTGGCGCAGCCCCAATGGCACCATCCGCAACATCCTGGGCGGCGTGGTGTTCCGCGCCCCGATCATCTGCAGGAACGTGCCGCGGCTGGTGCCCGGCTGGACCCGCCCGATCGTGATCGGCCGCCACGCTTTCGGCGACCAGTACAAGGCCACCGACCTCAAGTTCCCCGGCCCCGGCAAGCTGAGCATGAAATTCGTCGGCACCGATGGCGAGGTTATCGAACGCGAGGTCTTTGACGCCCCGTCGGCGGGCGTGTTCATGTCGATGTACAACCTGGACCAGTCGATCCTCGATTTCGCCCGCGCGTCGTTCAACTATGGCCTGAACCTGGGCTGGCCGGTCTACCTGTCGACCAAGAACACCATTCTCAAGCAATATGACGGCCGGTTCCTGGAACTGTTCCAGAAGGTCTACGAAGAGGAATTCGAGGACCGTTTCAAGGAAAAGGAGATCTGGTACGAACACCGGCTGATCGACGACATGGTGGCCTGCGCGATGAAATGGAACGGCGGATTTGTCTGGGCCTGCAAGAACTACGATGGCGACGTGCAGTCCGACACCGTGGCGCAGGGCTTCGGGTCCCTGGGGCTGATGACCAGCCAGCTGATGACACCCGACGGCAAGATCGTCGAGGCCGAGGCGGCCCATGGCACCGTCACCCGCCACTACCGCCAGCACCAGAAGGGCGAGGCGACCTCGACCAACTCCATCGCCTCGATCTATGCCTGGACCGGGGGGCTGAAGCACCGCGCCAAGCTGGACGACAACGCCGCGCTGACGCAGTTCGCCGAAACGCTGGAAAAGGTGATCGTGGACACGGTGGAATCGGGCTTCATGACCAAGGATCTGGCGCTGCTGGTCGGTCCCGACCAGCATTGGCTGACCACCGAGGGCTTTCTCGAAAAGATCGACGAGAACCTGAACCGGGCGCTGGCGGGCTGA
- a CDS encoding YitT family protein translates to MTAGNDTAAGRNEPHRPALNHGLAEDAMAYVMGTSLCAMAMVMLTHLGLITGQTAGLAVLLSYVSGWSFGAVFFVVNLPFYALAWLRMGPRFTLRSFVAVALLSGIAELLPRYVAFETLDPLVGALFAGAFSGFGLIILFRHGASLGGVGVLGLYLQDKIGFQAGWTQLAFDAILFAAGIFLLDPLLIAYSLSGAVVTNLVIAVNHRKDRYIAT, encoded by the coding sequence ATGACAGCAGGAAACGACACCGCCGCCGGGCGCAACGAACCGCACCGGCCCGCGTTGAACCACGGCCTGGCCGAGGATGCGATGGCCTATGTCATGGGCACGTCGCTCTGCGCGATGGCGATGGTCATGCTCACCCATCTGGGGCTGATCACCGGGCAGACCGCCGGGCTGGCGGTGTTGTTGTCCTATGTCAGTGGCTGGAGCTTTGGCGCAGTGTTCTTCGTCGTCAACCTGCCGTTCTACGCGCTGGCCTGGCTGCGGATGGGGCCGCGCTTCACCCTGCGCAGCTTTGTCGCCGTGGCGCTTTTGTCCGGCATCGCCGAACTGCTGCCGCGCTATGTCGCCTTCGAAACGCTGGACCCGCTGGTGGGCGCGCTCTTCGCGGGGGCCTTTTCCGGGTTCGGCCTGATCATCCTGTTCCGCCACGGCGCCTCGTTGGGCGGGGTTGGCGTGCTCGGGCTCTATTTGCAGGACAAGATCGGGTTCCAGGCCGGCTGGACGCAGCTTGCGTTCGACGCCATTCTCTTTGCCGCCGGGATTTTCCTGCTCGACCCGCTGTTGATCGCCTATTCGCTTTCGGGGGCGGTCGTCACCAATCTCGTGATCGCCGTCAACCACCGCAAGGATCGCTATATCGCGACCTGA